The Corticium candelabrum chromosome 18, ooCorCand1.1, whole genome shotgun sequence genome includes a region encoding these proteins:
- the LOC134194171 gene encoding uncharacterized protein LOC134194171 isoform X2, with translation MYTYFSVFAFCVILCWLWKIRSRPQTIRKPEGKPLEVVRYELHDYKLPNLKGRSLVCLAHIANSVLGKWFVIPASLRCGKTNPSVVAQSVLQAIVNSNANPKPLRTFVQIDEKEVKQMAAASTKRYEEGTPLSIFDGIPIGIKEQMAVKPYYLRCGTTFMGSESCTSDASVVKKLREAGAVIIGMTNLHEVGAGTLGSNPNGLHGTPRNPYDIDCYTGGSSSGSAAAVAAGLIPLAIGTDGGGSLRIPSSLCGVVTLKATHGRLTGAGQALLSATVGDPGPICSCVRDVALAYDLLAGPDSKFELGLCQPPVQKCSSLKSGSLSGITIGIYSLYFKHGNQEVVDICQRAVEGLCDLGAEVIDIEIPELEEARVAHSVTISGEMASFLRTEQEEFGNLMNSDIQIILCAGGQVTLHDYLLAQQQRTRSINFLKDIFNTVDCIVTPSCPITAPPLDDKALEFGESNMAVTGQLMRYMFLGNLTGVPCMTLPVGYDSQGLPIGLQIMGKWWDEQLLFRVALAAETLVEKRKPQMHYSML, from the exons ATGTACACGTATTTCAGTGTTTTTGCTTTTTGCGTAATACTCTGCTGGTTATGGAAAATACGTAGTCGTCCTCAGACGATACGAAAACCAGAAGGAAAACCACTTGAGGTCGTCCGTTACGAACTTCATGACTAC AAGCTACCAAATTTGAAAGGAAGATCTCTTGTTTGCTTGGCACACATTGCTAATTCG GTTCTTGGCAAATGGTTTGTCATTCCAGCTAGTTTAAg GTGTGGGAAAACAAATCCATCTGTTGTTGCCCAGTCTGTGCTTCAAGCTATAGTGAACTCTAATGCAAACCCCAAACCTCTACGGACATTTGTGCAAATAGATGAGAAGGAAGTGAAACAA ATGGCGGCTGCATCAACTAAGAGATATGAAGAAGGTACACCTTTGTCGATCTTTGATGGTATTCCAATTGGGATAAAGGAACAAATGGCTGTG AAACCGTATTACCTCCGTTGTGGCACTACATTTATGGGAAGTGAATCGTGTACCAGTGATGCATCAGTAGTGAAGAAGCTTAGAGAAGCTGGAGCTGTAATTATTGGTATGACTAACTTACATGAAGTAGGAGCTGGGACACTCGGAAGCAATCCAAATGG GTTACATGGAACACCAAGAAATCCATACGATATTGACTGTTACACTGGAGGAAGTTCTAGTGGCTCAGCAGCAGCTGTTGCTGCAG GTCTTATTCCTTTGGCAATTGGCACTGATGGTGGTGGCTCATTACGAATTCCTTCTAGCCTTTGTGGTGTTGTTACTTTGAAAG CAACACATGGTCGTTTAACTGGTGCTGGTCAAGCACTTTTATCTGCAACAGTTGGAGATCCTG GACCTATTTGCTCATGTGTTCGTGATGTCGCCCTTGCTTATG ACCTTCTTGCTGGACCTGATTCTAAATTTGAATTAG GGCTTTGCCAACCTCCTGTTCAAAAGTGTTCATCATTGAAAAGTGGCAGTCTTTCTGGCATAACAATTGGCATTTATTCTTTGTATTTCAAG caTGGGAACCAGGAAGTTGTTGATATTTGTCAGAGAG CTGTTGAAGGGTTATGTGACTTGGGAGCCGAGGTTATTGATATTGAGATACCAGAACTTGAGGA GGCAAGAGTTGCTCACTCTGTCACAATATCTGGGGAAATGGCTTCATTTCTAAGGACGGAACAAGAAGAGTTTGGTAATTTAATG AATTCTGATATTCAAATAATCTTGTGTGCTGGTGGTCAAGTAACCCTTCATGACTACCTTTTG GCTCAGCAGCAGCGTACAAGGTCCATCAACTTTTTGAAGGATATTTTCAACACCGTAGATTGCATAGTGACACCTA GTTGTCCTATAACTGCCCCTCCTCTAGATGACAAAGCTCTAGAGTTTGGTGAAAGTAACATGGCTGTGACAGGACAGTTAATGAG ATATATGTTTCTTGGCAACCTGACAGGTGTACCATGCATGACATTGCCAGTTGGTTATGATTCACAAGGTTTGCCCATTGGATTGCaaataatgggcaagtggtgGGACGAGCAGTTGCTGTTTCGTGTGGCTCTTGCAGCTGAGACATTGGTTGAGAAGAGAAAGCCACAAATGCACTACTCAATGTTGTAA
- the LOC134194171 gene encoding uncharacterized protein LOC134194171 isoform X1, whose product MYTYFSVFAFCVILCWLWKIRSRPQTIRKPEGKPLEVVRYELHDYKLPNLKGRSLVCLAHIANSVLGKWFVIPASLRRSNMHFLRKFKMVEKPTFHPLVVMDHLARSVQLSQTVTPDDIALVADERVESVGFHFTSIIDYVDAYRCGKTNPSVVAQSVLQAIVNSNANPKPLRTFVQIDEKEVKQMAAASTKRYEEGTPLSIFDGIPIGIKEQMAVKPYYLRCGTTFMGSESCTSDASVVKKLREAGAVIIGMTNLHEVGAGTLGSNPNGLHGTPRNPYDIDCYTGGSSSGSAAAVAAGLIPLAIGTDGGGSLRIPSSLCGVVTLKATHGRLTGAGQALLSATVGDPGPICSCVRDVALAYDLLAGPDSKFELGLCQPPVQKCSSLKSGSLSGITIGIYSLYFKHGNQEVVDICQRAVEGLCDLGAEVIDIEIPELEEARVAHSVTISGEMASFLRTEQEEFGNLMNSDIQIILCAGGQVTLHDYLLAQQQRTRSINFLKDIFNTVDCIVTPSCPITAPPLDDKALEFGESNMAVTGQLMRYMFLGNLTGVPCMTLPVGYDSQGLPIGLQIMGKWWDEQLLFRVALAAETLVEKRKPQMHYSML is encoded by the exons ATGTACACGTATTTCAGTGTTTTTGCTTTTTGCGTAATACTCTGCTGGTTATGGAAAATACGTAGTCGTCCTCAGACGATACGAAAACCAGAAGGAAAACCACTTGAGGTCGTCCGTTACGAACTTCATGACTAC AAGCTACCAAATTTGAAAGGAAGATCTCTTGTTTGCTTGGCACACATTGCTAATTCG GTTCTTGGCAAATGGTTTGTCATTCCAGCTAGTTTAAg GAGATCAAATATGCATTTTCTCAGGAAGTTTAAGATGGTAGAAAAACCAACTTTTCACCCGCTAGTAGTCATGGACCATTTGGCACGATCAGTGCAGTTGTCTCAAACTGTCACACCTGATGATATTGCTTTAGTAGCTGATGAAAG GGTTGAATCGGTTGGATTCCATTTCACATCTATTATTGATTATGTTGATGCATACAG GTGTGGGAAAACAAATCCATCTGTTGTTGCCCAGTCTGTGCTTCAAGCTATAGTGAACTCTAATGCAAACCCCAAACCTCTACGGACATTTGTGCAAATAGATGAGAAGGAAGTGAAACAA ATGGCGGCTGCATCAACTAAGAGATATGAAGAAGGTACACCTTTGTCGATCTTTGATGGTATTCCAATTGGGATAAAGGAACAAATGGCTGTG AAACCGTATTACCTCCGTTGTGGCACTACATTTATGGGAAGTGAATCGTGTACCAGTGATGCATCAGTAGTGAAGAAGCTTAGAGAAGCTGGAGCTGTAATTATTGGTATGACTAACTTACATGAAGTAGGAGCTGGGACACTCGGAAGCAATCCAAATGG GTTACATGGAACACCAAGAAATCCATACGATATTGACTGTTACACTGGAGGAAGTTCTAGTGGCTCAGCAGCAGCTGTTGCTGCAG GTCTTATTCCTTTGGCAATTGGCACTGATGGTGGTGGCTCATTACGAATTCCTTCTAGCCTTTGTGGTGTTGTTACTTTGAAAG CAACACATGGTCGTTTAACTGGTGCTGGTCAAGCACTTTTATCTGCAACAGTTGGAGATCCTG GACCTATTTGCTCATGTGTTCGTGATGTCGCCCTTGCTTATG ACCTTCTTGCTGGACCTGATTCTAAATTTGAATTAG GGCTTTGCCAACCTCCTGTTCAAAAGTGTTCATCATTGAAAAGTGGCAGTCTTTCTGGCATAACAATTGGCATTTATTCTTTGTATTTCAAG caTGGGAACCAGGAAGTTGTTGATATTTGTCAGAGAG CTGTTGAAGGGTTATGTGACTTGGGAGCCGAGGTTATTGATATTGAGATACCAGAACTTGAGGA GGCAAGAGTTGCTCACTCTGTCACAATATCTGGGGAAATGGCTTCATTTCTAAGGACGGAACAAGAAGAGTTTGGTAATTTAATG AATTCTGATATTCAAATAATCTTGTGTGCTGGTGGTCAAGTAACCCTTCATGACTACCTTTTG GCTCAGCAGCAGCGTACAAGGTCCATCAACTTTTTGAAGGATATTTTCAACACCGTAGATTGCATAGTGACACCTA GTTGTCCTATAACTGCCCCTCCTCTAGATGACAAAGCTCTAGAGTTTGGTGAAAGTAACATGGCTGTGACAGGACAGTTAATGAG ATATATGTTTCTTGGCAACCTGACAGGTGTACCATGCATGACATTGCCAGTTGGTTATGATTCACAAGGTTTGCCCATTGGATTGCaaataatgggcaagtggtgGGACGAGCAGTTGCTGTTTCGTGTGGCTCTTGCAGCTGAGACATTGGTTGAGAAGAGAAAGCCACAAATGCACTACTCAATGTTGTAA
- the LOC134193887 gene encoding uncharacterized protein LOC134193887 gives MEIQPTSQVLSMFNREKIIPAGKCELKMIHPRTGKKYKGQFVVMSDTPISILGARSSQQMGLVKVDEEPTLKINTPEMKTPLQMEDILRDYTSVFSKELGCFPSELHLKVNPAITPVQLPIRRTPISLKGKLKGELDRLESIGVISRIEEPTEWVSSLVVTPKPNGTLHVCLDPKLLNRGLKRSHYSMSALDDVLPQLTRSKVFSHADVRNRFCHINMLVNNIWNSVRAISMESYALRHNTSTGNFPKDVAAVT, from the coding sequence ATGGAAATTCAGCCAACCTCACAGGTCCTCTCAATGTTCAACAGGGAGAAAATTATACCGGCTGGAAAATGTGAATTGAAAATGATCCATCCACGTACAGGGAAGAAGTACAAAGGTCAATTTGTTGTCATGTCGGACACACCTATATCAATCCTTGGAGCGCGATCAAGTCAACAAATGGGACTAGTCAAAGTGGATGAAGAGCCGACTCTGAAGATCAATACACCAGAGATGAAAACACCATTGCAAATGGAGGATATACTACGGGACTACACAAGTGTATTCAGCAAGGAGTTAGGCTGTTTCCCAAGTGAACTGCATCTGAAAGTGAATCCAGCCATCACCCCAGTACAACTCCCCATTAGAAGAACACCAATCTCTCTCAAAGGCAAGCTCAAAGGAGAACTGGATCGTTTAGAAAGTATTGGCGTTATTTCACGCATTGAAGAGCCAACTGAATGGGTATCAAGCTTGGTGGTAACGCCCAAACCAAATGGCACACTTCATGTTTGTCTGGACCCAAAACTGCTTAATCGAGGTCTCAAGCGAAGTCATTATTCTATGTCTGCTCTAGATGATGTATTACCCCAGCTGACACGTTCCAAAGTGTTCAGTCATGCTGATGTACGAAATAGATTTTGCCATATCAACATGCTAGTTAACAACATTTGGAACTCAGTACGGGCGATATCAATGGAATCGTATGCCCTTCGGCATAACACCAGCACCGGAAATTTTCCAAAGGATGTTGCAGCAGTCACTTGA